Proteins from a genomic interval of Amycolatopsis sp. cg13:
- a CDS encoding NUDIX domain-containing protein, with protein MTVIDKIAWITFDAGRVLSTRSRGKDVYYLPGGKREPGETDLQTLVREIDEELTVAVKPESARHFGTFQAQAHGHATGIVVRMTCYTADYRGTLAPSSEIEEIVWLTYPDRGRVSPVDQVIFDHLHEVGLLAEAPQ; from the coding sequence TTGACCGTCATCGACAAGATCGCCTGGATCACGTTCGACGCGGGCAGGGTTCTCAGCACTCGTTCCCGAGGCAAAGACGTCTACTACCTCCCCGGCGGCAAACGCGAACCCGGGGAGACCGATCTCCAGACTCTCGTCCGCGAGATCGACGAGGAGCTCACCGTCGCCGTCAAGCCCGAAAGCGCCCGGCATTTCGGCACCTTCCAGGCTCAAGCCCACGGTCACGCGACGGGCATCGTGGTCCGGATGACCTGCTACACCGCCGACTACCGAGGGACCCTCGCTCCTAGCAGCGAGATCGAGGAAATCGTCTGGCTGACCTACCCCGACCGGGGCCGGGTGTCCCCGGTCGACCAGGTCATCTTCGATCATCTGCACGAGGTCGGGCTGCTCGCTGAAGCTCCACAGTAG
- a CDS encoding HAD domain-containing protein encodes MESTESSLDGRRSLVFLDVDGTLLPFGPAPGREPLEPGPLLDRLDPRWGIRLAALPAELVWATTWEEEANTEIASRLGLPPLAVVRWPELSAAEVREIRWFGVHWKTRTLVEWADGRPFVWVDDEIADTDREWVRARHPGRALLYRVAPDLGLVEEDFVVIGEWLRSS; translated from the coding sequence ATGGAATCGACTGAGTCTTCCCTTGACGGCCGTCGCTCGTTGGTGTTCCTCGATGTCGACGGAACGCTGCTGCCGTTCGGCCCTGCGCCCGGGCGTGAACCGCTTGAGCCGGGTCCTCTGCTGGATCGACTCGATCCGCGCTGGGGGATCCGGCTCGCCGCGCTGCCTGCCGAATTGGTGTGGGCGACGACGTGGGAAGAAGAAGCCAACACCGAGATCGCGTCGCGGCTCGGCTTGCCGCCGCTGGCGGTCGTGCGCTGGCCGGAGCTCTCGGCGGCGGAGGTGCGCGAAATCCGGTGGTTCGGTGTGCACTGGAAGACCCGGACGCTGGTCGAATGGGCGGACGGACGTCCCTTCGTCTGGGTCGACGACGAGATCGCCGACACGGATCGGGAGTGGGTGCGTGCCCGCCATCCCGGTCGTGCACTGCTGTATCGCGTCGCTCCGGATCTCGGTCTCGTGGAGGAGGATTTCGTGGTGATCGGCGAATGGCTTCGGTCATCGTGA